Within Streptomyces sp. SS1-1, the genomic segment CGCTCGGCCTGACCATGATGGTCACCGCCCCCGTCTACGCCCGCCTCTCGGCGCGGTACGGCCCCAAGACCACCCTCATCCTCGGCATGCTGATCATCGCGATCGGCTACGGCGCCGGTCTCGGCCTGATGAGCGCGGCCTGGCAGAGCCTGGTGATCGCGGTGGTGCTCGGCGCGGGCATCGGCCTCGCGTACTCCTCGCTGCCCGCGCTGATCGTCGGCGCGGTGCCGGCCTCGGAGACGGGCGCGGCGAACGGCCTGAACACCCTGATGCGGTCCATCGGCACCTCCGTGTCCAGCGCCGTCATCGGCATGGTGCTGGCCAACACGGCGAACGACGTCGGCGGGGTCGCGATCCCCACCATGCACGGCTTCCGGCTGTCCTTCCTGATCGCGACCGGAGCCGTCGTCCTCGGCCTCGCGTTCGCCCTGCTCCTGCCCAGGCAGCGCCCCTCCGCCCACCCGCAGCTGCGTGCCAGCAGCGAGGAGGACGCCAACCTGGCGCGCGCCGAGGAGGCCCTGCACGGCTTCCGCGGGCGCGTCCTGGACGCCGCCGGCACCCCGGTGGCCCGCGCCAAGGTCACCCTGATCGACCGGCGCGGCCGGCAGGCCGGTGCCACCCTGTCCGCCGACGACGGCAGCTACGCCCTGGCGGTCCCGGCGCGGGGCGCCTACGTGCTGGCCGCCCGCGCCGACGGGCACGCGCCGCTCGCCTCGGCGGCCACGCACCCCGGCGAGGACGGCACGGTGGACGTCGACCTCGCGCTGCCCGGCGAGGCGGTCACCGCCTGAGACCCGCCTCCCCTGGCCCGCCCGCACCCCCCGTCGCCCAGGTGACGGGGGGTGTGGTGCACGATGGGCGCCCATACGGTCGTACGACGGAGAGGACCCCCATGGCCCCCGCCCCCAAGCCCGACATCCTGGCCGCCTTCGAGGCCGCGAAGGGCTTCATGCCCACGGGTGAGGGCCTGGCCCTGTACGCGGCGGCCGTCGAGGCCGGACGGCTGGGGCTCCCCCTGCTGGAGGTCGGCACGTACTGCGGGCGCTCCACGATCCTGCTCGCCGACGCGGCCCGCGCGGCCGGGGTGACGGCCCTCACGGTCGACCACCACCGCGGCAGCGAGGAGCAGCAGCCGGGCTGGGAGTACCACGACCCGGAGACCGTCGACCCCGAACTGGGCCTGATGGACACCCTGCCGACGTTCCGCCGCACCCTGCACCGGGCGGGCCTGGAGGAGCACGTGGTCGCGCTGGTGGGCCGCTCCCCGCAGGTCGCGAAGGTGTGGGGAACGCCTCTCGGGCTGGTCTTCATCGACGGCGGTCACACCGACGAGCACGCGAACGCCGACTACGAGGGCTGGGCCCCGCATGTCGCCGAGGGCGGTCTGCTCGTCATCCACGACGTGTTCCCGGACCCGGCCGACGAGTTCACCGGCCAGGCGCCCTACCGCGTCTACCTGCGGGCCCTCGCGTCCGGCGCCTTCACGGAGGTGTCGGCGACCGACTCGCTGCGGGTCCTGCGGCGGACGGGTGACGGCCTCTGATGTGCCGCGAGGGCACGGTCCGGGACCGGCCCGTAAGGTGTCTGGCGTGTCGTACCCAGGTCCGGACTTCGATCCTCCGCAGCCCCGCCGCGGCCGTCGCCGCGCCCTGACCGTGGCCGCCTCCGCCCTCGTGCCGGGGGCGCTGCTCGGCTGGCTGGTGTACGCGGCGGTGGGCGACGACGGGGGCGGTTCCGGCGAGGCGGCGGGACAGCCGTCGCAGGCGAGCACCCGGCCGGCGGCACCCCCCACCGACGACGAGAAGCCGAGCCCGGCCCCGTCCGCCTCGGACACGGGCGCGCTCGCGGGCAAGGTGGTCGTGGTGGACCCGGGCCACAACCCCGGCAACTTCCGGCACACGGCCGAGATCAACCGCCAGGTGGACATCGGCACGAACCGCAAGGAGTGCGACACCACGGGGACTTCGACCAACGCCGGTTATCCGGAGGCCGAGTTCACGCTCGACGTCGCCCGCCGGATGCGCGCGCTGCTGGAGAAGCAGGGCGCCACCGTGAAGTTCACCCAGGACGGCGACCGGCCGTGGGGCCCGTGCGTGGACGAGCGGGCCGAGATCGGCAACAAGGCGAAGGCCGACGCCGTCGTCTCGATCCATGCCGACGGCGCGGGCGCCGGACAGCGCGGCTTCCACGTCATCCTGCCCGGCAAGGTGGCCAAGGGCGACGCGAACACCGGCCCGATCGTGGCCCCGTCGCGCGCTCTCGGCGAGCGGGTCGCGGGCGCCTTCGTCCGCGTGACCGGAACCGCGCCCTCCACCTACGTCGGCGACGGCACCGGTCTCGTCACGCGTCAGGACCTGGGCGGTCTCAATCTGTCAACGGTTCCCAAGGTCTTCATCGAGTGCGGCAACATGCGCGATAGCAAGGACGCGGCACTGCTCACCAGCGGCGCCTGGCGTCAGAAGGCGGCGCAGGGAATCTCTGAGGGAATCGTGAGTTTCCTGCGAGGGTAGTGGTCTTCGGGTGGATCCCGGCGGACAGACGTGTCGGACGGACGATAAGGTCGTCCTTACGATGAGGGGCCACCCCCACGCTTCACACCGGGGCCAGACGGCGACATGGTGACAGCGACGCCTCCAGCGATGCCGATGTTGAGACGACTGACGAAGGATCTGAAGTGAATATCCGCTCCCTCACTCGAGGCGACGGCGTGGTGATCGGAGCAGCGGTATTGCTGTTCATCGCGTCGTTCCTCGACCTCTACTCCGTCTCCGGGTTCGATGTGGAGACGAACGCGTGGGACTCCCTCGGCCTCGGCCTCGGCGTGTACATGGGCGGGGTCATCGGCGCCGCCCTGATCGTCGTGAACCGCCTTCTGCCGCAGCCCCGCAAGGTCGCCGGTCTCGACCTCGGCACCGTCGGCACGGGCTTCGCCATCCTGACGGCCTGGGCCCTGTTCTGGTCGCTCGTGGACGTCCCGGACCGCGCCAGCGCGGCGGCCGGCTTCATCCTCGGCTTCCTCGCCGCCCTCATCCTCGCCGGTGCCGCCGTGGCGACGCCGCTCGTGCCGGCGCTTCAGGCCGCGCTCGTGCCGGCGCCGCGGCCGGCCGCGCCGCAGCCTTACGGCGGGCAGCCGCAGGGTGGTTACGGGTACCCGGGTGCGCCGGGGCAGCAGCAGCCGCCGTTCGGGGGCGGTCAGCCGCAGGCGCCCGCGCCCGCGCCGGCCGGTGACTTCTCCCCGTTCTGGTTCGCCGTGCCGGTGGCGCGTCCCCTCTTCCCGGAGGACGGCTCGCCCAACCCGATCGCCGAACTGGCGCCGGGCACCTGGTACCTGGCCGTCGAGCAGCGCGGCGCGGCCCTGGTCGCGCAGACGCAGGACGGCCGTCGCGGTGTCCTCCAGGACACGAGCGGCATCCAGCGCGGCTGAGTCCCCACGTCGTACGACGGCCCCTCGCCCTTTCGGGCGGGGGGCCGTTGCCGTCTCCCCGACCTTCTGGCTGACGGACCGTCCGGGCTCCCCGCGGGTGCCCGGACGAGCACAACTCGTGGGCGCAGGCCGGGTTTCAAGCCGGGTTCCGGGGTCAAGCGAGGAGCATGTCCCCTAGATATCGCAGCGCGAACCAGGCCGGCACGGTCATCGCGATCGTCGCCGATGTCATGGCCCTCATCCTGGGCCTGTGGATCCTCATGTATCTGCTGGGGGCCAACCCCGGCAACGACTTCGTGCAGTTCGTGCATGACGCCGCCCGCTGGCTGGCGGGCTGGTCGCACGATCTGTTCACCTTCGACGAGGAGTGGGCCCGCGTGGTCGCCGGCTACGGCCTGGCCGCCGTGGTCTATCTGTTCGTCGGCCACGCCATCGCCGGCCGGGTGCACCGGCACTGACACCGGCGCCGGCACCCGGCCCCGGACCGGGTCCCGGCGGTCAGGCGCAGCAGTCCGGGTCCAGTCCGGCCGGCAGGCGGTCCCCGCCGAACACCGCGCAGGTGGCCTCGTGCCCGCCGAGCGCGGCGACCGCCAGCAGGACGGATCCGGCTGTCCACGTGGTGAGTTCACGCGGCCATATGGCGTCGTCCTCGAAGACGTACCCGGTCCAGTACAGGCCGCTCTCGGCGTCCCGCAGATGCTGGATGGACTGCAGGATCTCCAGCGCGCGGTCGGATTCGCCCATCGCCCAGAGCGCGAGGGCGAGTTCGGCGGACTCGCCGCCGGTGACCCACGGGTTGGGCACGACGCACCGCACCCCGAGGCCGGGCACGACGAACCGGCCCCAGCCCTCCCGCATCCGGGCCTCGGCGTCGGCGCCGGTGAGCGCCCCGCCGAGCACCGGGTAGTACCAGTCCATCGAGTAGCGGTCCTTGTCCAGGAACCGCTCCGGGTGGCGGCGGATGGCGTGGCGCAGCGCGCCCGCCGCGAGCTCCCAGTCCGGCTGGGGCTCCTCGCGCTGCTCGGCGATGGCCAGCGCGCACCGCAGCGCGTGGTGGATCGACGAGGAGCCGGTGAGCAGGGCGTCCTCGGTGGGCGTGCCGTCGTCGTCGCGCCGCCAGCCGATCTGCCCGCCGGGCTGCTGGAGCCGCAGCACGAACTCGATCGCCGCGTAGACGCTGGGCCACATGCGGTCCAGGAACGTGTCGTCGCCCGTGGACAGGTAGTGGTGCCAGACGCCGACCGCTATGTAGGCGACGAAGTTGGTCTCGCGCCCGGTGTCGGTGACGTCGTCGTGGGCGCCGTCGCGGTAGGCGGCGTACCAGGAGCCGTCGTCGTTCTGATGGGTGGCCAGCCAGGTGTACGCCCGCTCGGCGGCGGTGTGTTCACCGGCGGCGTCCAGCGCCATGGCGGCCTCGACGTGGTCCCACGGGTCGAGGTGGTGTCCGCGGAACCACGGGATCGCCCCGTCCTCCCGCTGTACCGCGAGGATGCCGGCCACGGTCGCGGCGGCCTGCTCGGCGGTGAGGACCCCGGGCAGGACGAGGTGTTCTGTCCGGGGAGTGGTCACTTCGCGTCCACCCGGGGCAGGTGCGGCTTGGTCGCGTACGCCACGAAGCTCTTGCCGATCAGCGGGTTCAGCGCCCGCTCGGCGACCCGGGTGGCCAGCGGCTTCTTCATGATGTCCCAGACGAGGAGCTTGTGGTACGCCTTCACGGGCAGCGCCTTGTCGTTGTCCACGCCGAACGCGCACTTCAGCCACCAGTACGGCGAGTGCAGCGCGTGCGCGTGGTGGGTGCCGTACGGCCTGAGGCCCGCCTCGCGGATCTTCGCCAGCAGCTCGTCCGCCTTGTAGATGCGGATGTGGCCGCCCTCGACCTCGTGGTAGGCGTCGGACAGCGTCCAGCAGACCTTCTCGGGGCCGTAGCGCGGGACGGTGATGGCGATACGGCCGCCGGGCTTGAGGACCCGGACCATCTCGGCGAGGACGCCCTTGTCGTCGGGGATGTGCTCCATGACCTCGGAGATGATCACGACGTCGAAGGACTCGTCCGGGAAGGGCAGCGCGAGCGCGTCGCCCTCCATGGCGGTGGCGGTGGCGCCCTCGGGGGCCTCACCGGCCTCCTTCATCGCCGCGAACCACTTCGCGACCTCGCGGATCTCCTCGCCGTTCTGGTCCAGCGCGACGACCTGGGCGCCGCGCCGGTAGCACTCGAACGCGTGCCGTCCGGCGCCGCAGCCGAGGTCCAGGACGCGGTCGCCCGGGGCGAGCGGGAACCGGGAGAAGTCGACGGTCAGCACGTGGCCCTGCTTTCGGTGTCGGCGCCCTCGACGAGGGGGGAGGCCGGGGCGGTGACGGGTGGGGTCGTGGAGCGGACGGGGGTGGCCGGGGCGGTGCCGGCGGCCGTGGCGCGGGGGCCCCGGCCGGCGGCGATCGCCTCGCGGTAGCGGGCCACCGTGCCCTCGGCGGCCTTGGCCCAGGTGAAGTGCTGGAGCACCCGCGCGCGTCCGGCCGCTCCGAGCCGGTCGCGCAGGCCGGCGTCGCCCAGCAGCCGGGTCAGTGCGGCGGCCAGCGCGCCGGCGTCGCCGGGCGGCACCGCGAGGCAGGTCTCGCCGTCGCGTCCGGCGACCTCGGGGATCGCCCCGCCGGTCGTGGCGACCAGGGGGGTGCCGGTGGCCATGGCCTCGGCGGCGGGCAGCGAGAAGCCCTCGTACAGCGACGGCACGCAGGCCACCTCCGCCGAGCGGACCAGGTCGACGAGTTCGGCGTCGGAGATGCCCTTGACGAAGTCGACGGAGCCCTCGAGGCCGTAGCGCTCGACGGCACGGGCGACCGGGCCGTCCTCGGGGCGCTTGCCGACGACGACGAGATGGGCGTCGGGGTGCTCGGTGCGGACCTTGGCGAGTGCCTCGACGAGGAACACCAGGCCCTTCAGCGGGACGTCGGCGCTGGACGTCGTCACGATCCGGCCGGGCACCCGGCGGACCGACGGATCCGGCGAGAACAGGTCGGTGTCGGCGCCGATGTGGACGACGTGAATACGGTCCTGCCGGACGCCGAGGTCGTCGACGATCTCCTTGCGGGAGGTGCCGGAGACGGTGAGGACGGACGGCAGGCGGCGCGCGACCCGCTTTTGCATGCGGGTGAAGGCGTACCAGCGGCGGACCGACATCCGCCGCTGCCAGGTCGTGGCGGCGTCCAGCTCCAGCCGGCGGTCCACGGTGATGGGGTGGTGGATCGTGGTGACGAGGGGGGCGCCGACGTCGCCGAGGAGACCGTAGCCGAGGGTCTGGTTGTCGTGCACGACGTCGAAGTCGCCGCGGCGGGCGCGCAGCAGGCGGCGGGCGCGCAGCGAGAACGTCAGGGGCTCGGGGAAGCCGCCGGTCCACATGGTCGCCACTTCCAGCGCGTCGACCCAGTCGCGGTACTCGTCGCGCTTCGGCGTGCGGAAGGGGTCGGGCTGGCGGTACAGGTCGAGGCTGGGCAGCTCGGTGAGGGTGAGGCGGCCCGCGTAGTCGTCGTGTTCGTCGAGGACGGGGTAGGGCTGGGAGCCGATGACCTCGACGCGGTGGCCGAGGCGGGCGAGTTCGCGGGAGAGGTGCCGGACGTAGACGCCCTGGCCGCCGCAGAACGGGTTCCCCTTGTAGGTGAGGAGCGCGATGTCGAGCGGTCGCCCGCCGTCGGCGGC encodes:
- a CDS encoding class I SAM-dependent methyltransferase, whose product is MLTVDFSRFPLAPGDRVLDLGCGAGRHAFECYRRGAQVVALDQNGEEIREVAKWFAAMKEAGEAPEGATATAMEGDALALPFPDESFDVVIISEVMEHIPDDKGVLAEMVRVLKPGGRIAITVPRYGPEKVCWTLSDAYHEVEGGHIRIYKADELLAKIREAGLRPYGTHHAHALHSPYWWLKCAFGVDNDKALPVKAYHKLLVWDIMKKPLATRVAERALNPLIGKSFVAYATKPHLPRVDAK
- a CDS encoding N-acetylmuramoyl-L-alanine amidase — protein: MSYPGPDFDPPQPRRGRRRALTVAASALVPGALLGWLVYAAVGDDGGGSGEAAGQPSQASTRPAAPPTDDEKPSPAPSASDTGALAGKVVVVDPGHNPGNFRHTAEINRQVDIGTNRKECDTTGTSTNAGYPEAEFTLDVARRMRALLEKQGATVKFTQDGDRPWGPCVDERAEIGNKAKADAVVSIHADGAGAGQRGFHVILPGKVAKGDANTGPIVAPSRALGERVAGAFVRVTGTAPSTYVGDGTGLVTRQDLGGLNLSTVPKVFIECGNMRDSKDAALLTSGAWRQKAAQGISEGIVSFLRG
- a CDS encoding class I SAM-dependent methyltransferase; its protein translation is MAPAPKPDILAAFEAAKGFMPTGEGLALYAAAVEAGRLGLPLLEVGTYCGRSTILLADAARAAGVTALTVDHHRGSEEQQPGWEYHDPETVDPELGLMDTLPTFRRTLHRAGLEEHVVALVGRSPQVAKVWGTPLGLVFIDGGHTDEHANADYEGWAPHVAEGGLLVIHDVFPDPADEFTGQAPYRVYLRALASGAFTEVSATDSLRVLRRTGDGL
- a CDS encoding prenyltransferase, with translation MTTPRTEHLVLPGVLTAEQAAATVAGILAVQREDGAIPWFRGHHLDPWDHVEAAMALDAAGEHTAAERAYTWLATHQNDDGSWYAAYRDGAHDDVTDTGRETNFVAYIAVGVWHHYLSTGDDTFLDRMWPSVYAAIEFVLRLQQPGGQIGWRRDDDGTPTEDALLTGSSSIHHALRCALAIAEQREEPQPDWELAAGALRHAIRRHPERFLDKDRYSMDWYYPVLGGALTGADAEARMREGWGRFVVPGLGVRCVVPNPWVTGGESAELALALWAMGESDRALEILQSIQHLRDAESGLYWTGYVFEDDAIWPRELTTWTAGSVLLAVAALGGHEATCAVFGGDRLPAGLDPDCCA
- a CDS encoding glycosyltransferase family 4 protein — encoded protein: MTAEAREAGSPTDLAADGGRPLDIALLTYKGNPFCGGQGVYVRHLSRELARLGHRVEVIGSQPYPVLDEHDDYAGRLTLTELPSLDLYRQPDPFRTPKRDEYRDWVDALEVATMWTGGFPEPLTFSLRARRLLRARRGDFDVVHDNQTLGYGLLGDVGAPLVTTIHHPITVDRRLELDAATTWQRRMSVRRWYAFTRMQKRVARRLPSVLTVSGTSRKEIVDDLGVRQDRIHVVHIGADTDLFSPDPSVRRVPGRIVTTSSADVPLKGLVFLVEALAKVRTEHPDAHLVVVGKRPEDGPVARAVERYGLEGSVDFVKGISDAELVDLVRSAEVACVPSLYEGFSLPAAEAMATGTPLVATTGGAIPEVAGRDGETCLAVPPGDAGALAAALTRLLGDAGLRDRLGAAGRARVLQHFTWAKAAEGTVARYREAIAAGRGPRATAAGTAPATPVRSTTPPVTAPASPLVEGADTESRATC